TTGACAAGGTTCAAGCCTATTCCACAGCCGGAGGGAAGGTGTGGCTCTCGGTCCTTTTCATTTTCCGAATCCTGCTACTGGGGACAGCGGTTGAGTCAGCCTGGGGTGATGAGCAGTCTGCCTTTCGCTGTAACACTCAACAACCTGGTTGTGAAAACGTCTGCTATGACAAGTCTTTCCCAATCTCTCACGTGCGCTTCTGGGTCCTGCAGATCATATTTGTGTCTGTACCCACACTCTTGTACCTGGCTCATGTGTTCTATGTGATGAGAAAAGAAGAGAAGCTGAACAAGAAAGAGGAGGAACTTAAAGTTGCCCAAACTGATGGTGCCAATGTGGACATGCACTTGAAGCAAATTGAAATAAAGAAGTTTAAGTATGGTATTGAGGAACACGGCAAAGTGAAAATGCGAGGGGGCTTGTTGCGAACCTACATCATCAGTATCCTCTTCAAGTCTATATTTGAGGTAGCCTTCTTGCTGATCCAGTGGTACATCTATGGATTCAGCCTGAGCGCAGTGTACACTTGCAAAAGAGATCCCTGCCCACATCAAGTGGATTGCTTCCTCTCCCGCCCCACAGAGAAAACCATCTTCATCATTTTCATGCTCGTGGTGTCCTTGGTGTCTCTTGCCTTGAACATAATTGAACTCTTCTATGTGTTCTTCAAGGGCGTTAAGGATCGTGTGAAGGGAAAGAGTGATCCTTACCATGCTACTACCGGTCCACTGAGCCCCTCCAAAGAGTGTGGATCTCCAAAATATGCTTATTTCAATGGCTGCTCCTCACCAACTGCTCCACTTTCACCCATGTCTCCTCCTGGGTACAAGCTCGTTACCGGAGACAGAAACAATTCTTCCTGCCGCAATTAcaataaacaagcaagtgagcaaaaCTGGGCTAATTACAGTGCAGAACAAAATCGAATGGGACAAGCGGGAAGCACCATCTCTAACTCCCATGCACAGCCTTTTGATTTCCCTGATGATAATGAGAATTCCAAAAAATTAGCTA
This is a stretch of genomic DNA from Elephas maximus indicus isolate mEleMax1 chromosome 1, mEleMax1 primary haplotype, whole genome shotgun sequence. It encodes these proteins:
- the GJA1 gene encoding gap junction alpha-1 protein gives rise to the protein MGDWSALGKLLDKVQAYSTAGGKVWLSVLFIFRILLLGTAVESAWGDEQSAFRCNTQQPGCENVCYDKSFPISHVRFWVLQIIFVSVPTLLYLAHVFYVMRKEEKLNKKEEELKVAQTDGANVDMHLKQIEIKKFKYGIEEHGKVKMRGGLLRTYIISILFKSIFEVAFLLIQWYIYGFSLSAVYTCKRDPCPHQVDCFLSRPTEKTIFIIFMLVVSLVSLALNIIELFYVFFKGVKDRVKGKSDPYHATTGPLSPSKECGSPKYAYFNGCSSPTAPLSPMSPPGYKLVTGDRNNSSCRNYNKQASEQNWANYSAEQNRMGQAGSTISNSHAQPFDFPDDNENSKKLATGHELQPLAIVDQRPSSRASSRASSRPRPDDLEI